The DNA segment CTTGATTTGATCTTCGTGTaaaaatctgtgcattttgacaccaagatcaccaacctgtgccttttcatctcagatataccattataccgtatatggtatatatttttaaaaaggtcgatgacctttgaaaggctttgaccttgaatgtttttggttaatgtgcattctggggacttaattttattttatttgatcttcctgtaagaacctctgcattttgacaccaagatcaccaacctgtgccttttcatccaGAGATACTactataccgtatatggtatatagagtaaaaaaggtcattgacctttgaaaggctttgaccttgaattttcgtcggtgaatgagcattgtatgtacttgatttgattttatttgatcttcttgtaagaatctgtgcattttgacccATGATCACCAATTTGTAGTATTTTATCTGGGAGATACCATGatacagtatatttaaaaaggtcattgacctttgaccttgaaaaaaagcactttccccaacccgtattcttcctaacttttttttggtaaatgttgacacccatacctactcaaatcagtcaaaaaaccatttccaataattttattccagatggttactaattattggctttagtacagccccacctcccaacacctcgcgcaaattgtactctaaacacgtagtgttgattcttggggcaaaaagtacatcctttataaaatatttcagtcataatttttttataccctcgcatattcaactctaaacacgtagctttcctatcGAAAATAGGAAagcattattttagtgtttttgacacccttattacgtacGTAaggtgccctatcttgaaaacgACATccttttttacgtgttttttttgggtcgcgcatggtatccactcgtcaatgaaagTGGCTCCGCGGTTCGTTTCTTCTACTTCCCGAAGCTGACGTATAAATTCGCTCAAATATACTTATTACCACCGCTCTCCATAAGTGCATTGTCTTTGCCCCCAAAATGGATTTGTATTTTCTAATCGTACAAccttttctctatctctctctctctgtatgtgagggtgtgtgcgtgtgtgtgtttctctctctctttcactcccTCCCTCTTACTAGCATTGTCCTGAAACATCCAGCACATTATCAATCCGGTATACATAAATGATAAGATAATTGCAGTCCTTGAGTTTTTGTTCATATTCGTCTCTTTAATTCTTtccaaatatttatttcagtaATATATCAGATCCCTCCTATTGGGACTAAGTCCAGCCAGCAGTAAATAGTTATTGATTGGTTTTGTTTTCTTCACgaacatatattttccaagcGAATTTAAGTGGATTCTGTTTAAATCAAACAGAGTGAGTAATATTTTGGGTGCGCCCCCGCCCCAGTTGTACAGACAGTAGCGTCATGAACCAAATATTTTAGGGGGCACCAGAAATGGcgtttggaatgaaaaaaaaattaaaattctgcGAACTAACAAGCCAAACTGTTAATTCTCATATATATTTTGGCACAATATTCAgacaatgatatcatatttcatccctttccttttctctcgtTTTGTGGGACAATGTGTACAGAGGAGTAATTATACAAACAATTTCATTATCGttttattgttgtttatcattgttTAGAAATTATACTATTCTGCAGTCCAACACAAGTCATTAATTAACATGATATTCTTGTCACTGAAcaattcaacccccccccccccttaaaaccCGAAGATGGCCCCCACAATGATCGCTCGATTTTAGTTGACGTCGATGAGATAGGCGCATTCGTTGTTCAGGCCTTTGGTTTTATAGCCACAGCCTTTAACCACGCCCCAGATGATCACCATGGATACGAGCGCCACGATGCCTCCCACAAACATCCTCTTACTGAACATCCCCTGAGATTCTATTGAAAAGAGGATGAGAGAGTGATACAAAGAATGGAATAAACAATGGATATTTAAGAATAGGGAGAAGAGAAAATGCAAATGGAAAAGCTGATTgcatgtaataacactttattCCATTTTAGCCAAGTTAACCTTCActattttcctattttcttaTACATTTTTATCTCCTAATGATAATTATTCACTGGTTGCTTCTCTTCACTTATATGTGCTTTaggattatttctttttatgccAGATCTGAACAAACTGAACAACAATATGAGGTAGACAGGTCGTATCCTGAACCTTAACCCGTGAGGGCGCTTTTTTCAAATTGGCCGGCAAAATAATAAGTCAACTGACCTTGAACAGAGGCCGCGAAGCCATTGCCTTGACTGAAGATGGACAACGGTCCATAGCTGATGGTGTGTTGGCTTGAACCCGAGCTTGCATCCCGACGCCTTCTCCCACCACCTCCTTGCCCTGCGCAAGATACATCCGACCGAGCAGCATCCGCTTCCTCGGTGCCACATACCGTTACGTCGCAGTGAATGAAAACCTggatatcaaaatcaaatttcgaAGATTTGAATCTCACTGGAGAGACTATGCTTGTTCATCAATGAAATACACGAAATGCTCCAGACTATCAATTTCAAGTTTTAGTTGCATTTGAGAACGATCACTATTAATTAGATGATACAGAATTTCAgtttccaatttcattttaaaaacacTAGACTTTATTATATTTGAATTGGGCTTGTCTATAACCAAGCATTATGCGCCATGTATGTAAACCGTCGACGGCGAATTGGCCAAACTCTGTTATAAATGTAGGACTCTGTACTCTGGAAATTGTTGAAGCCCTCTACGTTAGTAGATAGATACCTGAGACATGTCAGATTCCTCATCTCGGAAGCGGAATGCACTGAAacaaaatccatcaatgtcttGAGAAACCATATGATTTACTCTGACAGACTGCTCCGCAGGACACCTTAATGTGTAAGATGACAGAAGAAGTGATATTATTCTAACACAAATAttactaaataataataataacatttatagTGATGATGTAAATGTTACTATAAACGGTGCGTTTAAAGggaaccaaaacccaagaagagaagcaatcttattggaaaaagtaaaatgagaggaacaattaaaaaataagtttcatcaaaatcggtaatgaaataagaaagttatggacgattaaaaagtcttgttgtactttctttgtggatcctcaaattggcaaacgtgctttaaaatggctgattttgtggacaactctccatttgttttgtgcacatattttcagattttcccttttattttacatatttcacattatcatctcctgaccttgacatatatggtgtgaattgtattttcccatgacatatgttgtgctcagaaggaggcaagatttgaaaaataatgaggaaaatctgaaaatttgtgtacaaaacaaatggagagatgtccacaaaatcagccacttttgaagcacgtttgccaatttaagAATccacatagaaagtacaagactttttaatcgtccataactttcttatttcattatctattttgatgacacttttttttttaaattgttcctctcattttactctttccaataagaatgcttctcttcttgggttttggtttcctttaacccACTGAACTCAATAGTTCAGTGGCTATAGAGTTCAGTAGTTTGACTTATGACTAAGATTTGCCCTTGCCTAAGTCAACCCACACACGTACCTTACGCGCCAAAactaaagaaaaagaaatgacagAAAATTCACCGGGTTTTGCAATAAACTTATTTTCTATAGCAAATCAAATCCAAACACCAATTTAATTGCAATTCAGTTTCGCACTGGAATTCCCAGTTGCATATGTAAAGCATCACCTCATTGCGCACTACTATGGaagtgccacccagatgttcATAATCATCCCGTCATGTCCACATCTTAGAGAAGACATGATCAGATGTAGTCATGAcaagatccaagatcttgtcatctgatcatctctatCACGGAATATGgacatgacgagatctaagAGGATATAAGaacttgtcatctgatcatctctccaatttagacatgacgagatgattatatgaacatctgggtggcactttAAGCTTTCATACACTACTGAGTaaaaatcaataagattgcgcttTGCATAATGTGCTCGTCAGCATTTAATGATGACTCTACTTACAGTCTTTGCACTGGCCACAAGCACCGCTACAGCACCGGGACTCTCCCGAGACTTTAGCGGTGTTGCCTTCAGTGTGAATTCTCGGACCCGCAATAAACTACCCCAGGATACCTCGCCTCGCTATAACCCCACAGCAAACTATCGCGAGGCAAGCAAAAGCAATTCATTAAGAGTGAAGGCACACCGTTACATCACCGAGATAAGCCAATGGTGATATGTTTTCTATAATGTGGGGTTTTCGTAGTCTAGaggttataataataataataataataattggcatttatatagcgctttatcaatctacgactgttcaaagcgctttacaattattattacccggtcactggattcatagcattccaagcagcctgttaggcgcaaacttgctaaaccaaccacaatgacggttgtttcctaccggtacccttatgactctcgtctttcaatctgacggacatgggttcgattccacGCCATCAAGTTATTTCCAATGCATCAGAGTCGAGTCACTCACGGGGTCACAAGCCTATACGTGTTTTGTTACAGAGGTCATTAGAAAAACAATCACCTGCTGAAGTGTGAATGGACACATGAAATTTATCCCGGGACTTTGCAGGGATAACTTCTACTGTGAATGCATTTACAGCGGTGTCGACGTCCCGCGACAGCACCGGGATGAATTCGAAAACCAATTTGAAGACGGTACAGGGCACACTTAagcctttatgaaacaccctcagATAGAAACTGGGAAATGTTTaagtgaataaaaatgattgcCACCTGCATGTGTTAAGCTTTTACGAGGTAAAGATCAatttcattgcaagaaattAAACAAACAAGCACAAGACGTATCACGTACTGGTCATTGATAAGATCCTCACGGGGTGGCACGTCATCAGGACCACCTTCCGTAGCCCAACAAGACTTGATCACGACCCCTATATATACAATCGGTGTGGAGTCCAGGACGACGCCGAAGCATATCTCGCTTCCCAGCATCACCCGATCCTCCGCCACGACTCCCTCGTCGCTGACGCTCTTCTCGACGTCGAAGCTGAAGTCGGTGAAGCGAGCTATCCAtagaatcaatagagaaaaatcagacaagcttaatgttgaaaatttcatcaaaataggacgTAAATTAAggaagttgtgacattttaaactttcgcttatttttttggTCACATACTgctgagagaatcgatgatgtccctcacgcattatttcttttggtttttattgtttgaattatgcaatacttcattttttacagattagACGATAAGGATCaacctgactgaaccataaattGTTAAACAATGATAAATTACACATGTTCAcggcaaaatattttttttcacagaacaattaggaaaaaatgaatatttcatataataaaatacaaaatagatagtgagtgagagagagtgtgagtgatgtcatcaggtCCTTAATTTGcacaccgaccaggatgtggatatatactttgtgaaattaagcgaagctTTAAAATGCCAAAACTTCTTACTTTGCATGCggttttgatgaacttttcagtgttgtgcttgttggatttttctctttttattcaaattaactttctGTAAGGGTGGACTTGGTCTTTAACTCCTGCCGAAAACGTAACACGaccaatatatacatatacgatgtatacatatattatgCGAAGTTTCtaactattatttttttgttttacattccTGTctgatttctcatttattttgttaatgatttcacaaacttgaaagttttttttttcctgtacgTTATCTTTAATAGGGAAATGTAGCGATGAAGGGAAAACATGTCTGTTGCCAATTCAGAGTATGATATTTCATCAAATGGGCCTCAAATAATTCATTGTCCTAAATTAGCAAACAGAGAATGAAGTTTAATTGAATTTCAACACACACTCACATTTATCTTCACAAATGATACCCGCGTAGCCTGGCAAAcacttgcactgcgcatgctcacaGGTCCCTCCATTATGACAAGGGTGAATGTGGCAAGGAACCCCGCCTgcgaatgaaacaa comes from the Lytechinus variegatus isolate NC3 chromosome 9, Lvar_3.0, whole genome shotgun sequence genome and includes:
- the LOC121421262 gene encoding uncharacterized protein LOC121421262, with amino-acid sequence MNQGGVPCHIHPCHNGGTCEHAQCKCLPGYAGIICEDKSRFTDFSFDVEKSVSDEGVVAEDRVMLGSEICFGVVLDSTPIVYIGVVIKSCWATEGGPDDVPPREDLINDQCPAEQSVRVNHMVSQDIDGFCFSAFRFRDEESDMSQVFIHCDVTVCGTEEADAARSDVSCAGQGGGGRRRRDASSGSSQHTISYGPLSIFSQGNGFAASVQESQGMFSKRMFVGGIVALVSMVIIWGVVKGCGYKTKGLNNECAYLIDVN